Proteins from a genomic interval of Pristis pectinata isolate sPriPec2 chromosome 9, sPriPec2.1.pri, whole genome shotgun sequence:
- the LOC127574424 gene encoding translation initiation factor IF-2-like, with translation MSAPPAQDYLRSNQVSPRLPGAAPPRGAATGSRRHGAHSRLLTRRGRGEPVRCGAGPGSVNVPCTPRLTDPSRGPRERREAAGDRGVREPLAGGETRSAGRERAVGGGKPERPSDNRRRETGSSVGQQAAGNRFVRRREPERPSDNRRRETGSSVGQQAAGNRFVRRTTGGGNRSVRRTTGGGNRSVRRTTGGGNGASVGQQAAGTGSSVGQQV, from the exons CGGCTGCCCGGGGCCGCCCCGCCACGGGGAGCGGCGACAGGATCACGTCGGCACGGCGCACACAGCCGGTTACTAAcgaggagggggcggggggagccGGTGCGGTGCGGGGCCGGGCCGGGCTCCGTCAATGTGCCCTGCACACCCCGACTGACGGATCCTTCCCGCGGCCCGAGGGAGCGCCGTGAGGCGGCGGGGGACCGGGGCGTCCGTGAACCGCTGGCGGGCGGGGAGACCCGGTCGGCGGGAAGAGAGCGGGCAGTAGGCGGCGGGAAACCGGAGCGTCCGTCGGACAACAGGCGGCGGGAAACCGGTTCGTCCGTCGGACAACAGGCGGCGGGAAACCGGTTCGTCAG GCGGCGGGAACCGGAGCGTCCGTCGGACAACAGGCGGCGGGAAACCGGTTCGTCCGTCGGACAACAGGCGGCGGGAAACCGGTTCGTCCGTCGGACAACAGGCGGCGGGAACCGGAGCGTCCGTCGGACAACAGGCGGCGGGAACCGGAGCGTCCGTCGGACAACAGGCGGCGGGAACGGAGCGTCCGTCGGACAACAGGCGGCGGGAACCGGTTCGTCCGTCGGACAGCAGGTGTGA